In Bacillus cytotoxicus NVH 391-98, the following are encoded in one genomic region:
- the codY gene encoding GTP-sensing pleiotropic transcriptional regulator CodY has product MELLAKTRKLNALLQSAAGKPVNFREMSDTMCEVIEANVFVVSRRGKLLGYAIHQQIENERMKQMLAERQFPEEYTQNLFNVTETSSNLDVNSEYTAFPVENKDLFGQGLTTIVPIVGGGERLGTLVLARLGREFLDDDLILAEYSATVVGMEILREKAEEIEEEARSKAVVQMAISSLSYSELEAIEHIFEELNGTEGLLVASKIADRVGITRSVIVNALRKLESAGVIESRSLGMKGTYIKVLNDKFLHELAKLKTN; this is encoded by the coding sequence ATGGAATTATTAGCAAAAACAAGAAAATTAAATGCTTTATTACAAAGCGCAGCAGGAAAACCTGTAAACTTTAGAGAAATGTCTGACACAATGTGTGAAGTAATTGAAGCGAACGTATTCGTTGTGAGCCGTCGCGGTAAATTACTAGGATATGCAATCCATCAACAAATCGAGAATGAGCGTATGAAACAAATGCTTGCAGAGCGTCAATTCCCAGAGGAATATACACAAAACTTATTCAACGTTACTGAAACATCTTCAAATTTAGATGTAAATAGCGAATATACAGCTTTCCCTGTAGAAAACAAAGATTTATTCGGGCAAGGCTTAACGACAATCGTGCCGATCGTGGGCGGTGGTGAGCGTCTAGGTACATTAGTATTAGCTCGTCTAGGTCGTGAATTCTTAGATGATGATTTAATTCTTGCTGAGTACAGTGCAACTGTAGTAGGTATGGAAATTTTACGTGAAAAAGCAGAAGAGATTGAAGAAGAAGCTCGCAGCAAAGCTGTTGTTCAAATGGCGATTAGCTCTCTATCTTACAGTGAGTTAGAAGCGATTGAACATATCTTTGAAGAGTTAAACGGAACAGAAGGTTTACTTGTTGCAAGTAAAATTGCTGATCGCGTAGGAATTACTCGTTCTGTAATTGTGAATGCACTTCGTAAATTAGAAAGTGCGGGAGTAATTGAATCGCGTTCTTTAGGTATGAAAGGAACATACATTAAAGTATTAAATGACAAATTCTTACACGAACTTGCAAAATTAAAAACAAACTAA
- the hslU gene encoding ATP-dependent protease ATPase subunit HslU, which translates to MHLHFTPRQIVEKLDQYIIGQKDAKKAVAVALRNRYRRSKLPEDLRDEIAPKNILMIGPTGVGKTEVARRMAKLVGAPFIKVEATKFTEVGYVGRDVESMVRDLVETSVRIVKEEMMVKVKDKAEEQANQRLVEILVPSPQKQTGFKNPLEMLFGGNQNVNQTSESQDDTEIQKKRQEVEKQLAAGLLEEEIVSIEVTEQQSSMFDMLQGTGMEQMGMNFQDALGSFMPKKTKKRKLSVKEARKVLTNEEAQRLIDMDEVTQEAVYRAEQLGIIFIDEIDKIAGKQSNSVDVSREGVQRDILPIVEGANVATKYGSVKTDYILFVAAGAFHMSKPSDLIPELQGRFPIRVELTKLSVDDFVKILIEPDNALVKQYAALLATEGIEIEFSDEAIRKIAEIAYQVNQDTDNIGARRLHTIMEKLLEDLSFEASEITLEKVTITPQYVEEKLATIAKNKDVSQFIL; encoded by the coding sequence ATGCATTTACATTTTACTCCGCGGCAAATTGTGGAAAAATTAGATCAATATATCATTGGTCAAAAAGACGCGAAAAAAGCGGTTGCGGTTGCGCTTCGAAATCGATATCGTCGCAGTAAGTTACCGGAAGATTTACGTGATGAAATTGCGCCGAAAAACATTTTAATGATCGGTCCGACAGGTGTTGGGAAAACAGAGGTAGCACGACGCATGGCGAAGCTTGTTGGCGCTCCTTTTATTAAGGTTGAAGCGACAAAATTCACAGAGGTTGGATATGTCGGTCGTGATGTAGAATCTATGGTGCGGGATCTTGTCGAAACATCTGTTCGTATTGTGAAAGAAGAGATGATGGTAAAGGTGAAAGATAAGGCGGAAGAGCAAGCAAATCAACGTCTTGTTGAGATTTTAGTACCAAGTCCCCAAAAGCAAACAGGGTTCAAAAATCCATTAGAAATGTTATTTGGTGGAAATCAAAATGTAAATCAAACATCTGAATCACAAGATGATACAGAAATCCAAAAGAAACGTCAAGAAGTTGAGAAACAACTTGCTGCTGGATTACTTGAAGAGGAAATTGTATCCATTGAAGTAACAGAACAACAGTCATCCATGTTTGATATGTTACAAGGAACTGGAATGGAACAAATGGGGATGAATTTCCAAGATGCACTAGGAAGTTTTATGCCGAAAAAAACAAAAAAACGAAAACTTTCTGTAAAAGAAGCAAGAAAAGTCTTGACAAATGAAGAAGCACAGCGCTTAATTGATATGGATGAAGTTACACAAGAGGCTGTTTATCGTGCTGAACAGCTCGGAATTATTTTTATTGATGAAATTGACAAAATTGCTGGTAAGCAGTCGAATAGCGTAGACGTATCACGTGAAGGTGTGCAACGTGACATTTTACCGATTGTAGAGGGGGCAAATGTTGCTACAAAATATGGATCAGTAAAAACAGATTATATTTTATTTGTTGCAGCCGGGGCATTCCATATGTCGAAACCGTCTGATTTGATTCCGGAATTGCAAGGTAGATTTCCAATAAGAGTGGAATTGACGAAATTGTCCGTAGACGATTTTGTGAAGATTCTTATTGAGCCAGACAATGCTTTAGTGAAGCAATATGCAGCGCTGTTGGCAACTGAAGGTATAGAAATTGAATTTTCTGACGAAGCTATTCGTAAGATTGCTGAGATTGCTTATCAAGTTAATCAAGATACAGATAACATTGGAGCAAGAAGACTTCATACGATTATGGAGAAGCTTCTTGAAGATTTATCATTTGAAGCATCTGAAATTACGTTAGAAAAAGTAACGATAACACCTCAATATGTAGAGGAGAAATTAGCGACAATTGCCAAAAATAAAGATGTGAGCCAGTTTATTTTGTAA
- the hslV gene encoding ATP-dependent protease proteolytic subunit HslV — MGNFHATTIFAIHHNGKCAMAGDGQVTFGNAVVMKHTARKVRKLFQGKVLAGFAGSVADAFTLFEMFEGKLEEYNGNLQRAAVEMAKQWRGDKMLRQLEAMLIVMDETTLLLVSGTGEVIEPDDGILAIGSGGHYALAAGRALKRHASEHLTAKEIAKASLEIAGDICVYTNHNIIVEEL; from the coding sequence ATGGGAAATTTCCATGCTACAACGATATTTGCAATTCATCATAATGGAAAGTGTGCCATGGCTGGTGATGGACAGGTGACATTTGGGAATGCCGTTGTAATGAAGCATACAGCTCGCAAAGTTCGAAAATTATTTCAAGGGAAAGTGTTAGCAGGCTTTGCGGGATCCGTTGCAGATGCATTTACTCTTTTTGAAATGTTTGAAGGGAAATTAGAAGAGTATAACGGGAATCTACAACGAGCTGCTGTTGAAATGGCAAAGCAATGGCGTGGTGACAAAATGTTGCGTCAATTGGAAGCGATGCTGATCGTTATGGATGAAACGACTTTACTTCTTGTTTCAGGTACAGGAGAAGTAATAGAACCAGATGATGGTATTTTAGCGATTGGTTCAGGGGGGCATTATGCATTAGCTGCAGGGCGCGCATTAAAAAGGCATGCGAGCGAACATTTAACGGCGAAAGAGATCGCGAAAGCGAGTCTAGAAATTGCTGGCGATATTTGTGTATATACAAATCACAACATAATTGTGGAAGAATTGTAG
- the xerC gene encoding tyrosine recombinase XerC has protein sequence MNVKKLLQLFVGYLQIERNYSKYTIASYQNDLEHFVQFMEREGISSFLDVTYVDVRLYLTTLHDEKLARKSVARKVSSLRSLYRFLMREGYREDNPFALASLPKKEWSIPKFLYAEELEKLFEVSDTKTPLGQRNQALLELMYATGIRVSECVTLKLTDIDFSVGTILVMGKGKKQRYIPFGSYAQDALITYIENGRKQLAKKTEEYSQMVFLNAKGVPLTDRGVRYILNELIKKTSLTMRISPHMLRHTFATHMLDEGSDLRAVQELLGHENLSTTQIYTHVSKERLRSVYMKHHPRA, from the coding sequence GTGAATGTGAAGAAATTGTTACAATTATTCGTTGGATATTTACAAATTGAAAGAAATTATTCAAAATATACAATTGCAAGTTATCAAAACGATTTAGAACATTTTGTGCAATTTATGGAACGAGAAGGTATATCCTCTTTTTTAGATGTTACATACGTCGATGTTCGGTTATATTTAACAACATTGCATGATGAAAAATTAGCCCGTAAATCTGTCGCAAGGAAAGTATCAAGCTTACGAAGTTTATATCGTTTTTTGATGCGTGAAGGATACCGAGAAGATAATCCGTTTGCACTTGCGTCACTCCCAAAAAAAGAATGGTCAATCCCAAAATTTTTATACGCTGAAGAGCTGGAGAAATTGTTTGAAGTTTCTGATACGAAGACCCCGCTAGGGCAAAGAAATCAAGCGTTATTAGAACTTATGTATGCAACGGGAATTCGCGTGAGTGAATGTGTAACTTTAAAGCTTACAGATATTGATTTCTCAGTGGGAACAATTTTGGTGATGGGAAAAGGGAAAAAACAAAGATATATTCCGTTCGGAAGTTATGCACAAGATGCTTTAATTACTTATATAGAAAACGGGAGAAAACAATTAGCTAAAAAAACAGAGGAATACTCTCAAATGGTGTTTTTAAATGCGAAGGGGGTCCCGTTAACAGATCGAGGTGTGCGCTATATTTTAAATGAGCTAATAAAGAAGACTTCTCTTACGATGCGAATTAGTCCACATATGCTGCGGCATACATTTGCGACACATATGCTTGATGAAGGTTCAGATTTGCGCGCGGTACAAGAACTATTAGGTCATGAAAATTTATCAACGACACAAATTTATACGCATGTTTCGAAAGAAAGGTTACGTTCTGTTTACATGAAGCATCACCCACGAGCATAA
- the trmFO gene encoding FADH(2)-oxidizing methylenetetrahydrofolate--tRNA-(uracil(54)-C(5))-methyltransferase TrmFO, whose translation MTTQVVKVIGAGLAGSEAAYQIAKRGIQVHLYEMRPVKQTPAHHTDKFAELVCSNSLRANTLTNAVGVIKEEMRRMDSVIIRAADECSVPAGGALAVDRHEFAAKVTEYVKNHPNVTVMNEEITEIPEGPTVIATGPLTSPALAAQLKELTGEEYFYFYDAAAPIIEKDSIDMNKVYLKSRYDKGEAAYLNCPMTEDEFNRFYDALIAAETVPLKEFEKEIFFEGCMPVEVMAARGRQTLLFGPMKPVGLEDPKTGKTPYAVVQLRQDDAAGTLYNIVGFQTHLKWGPQKEVLQLIPGLENAEIVRYGVMHRNTFINSPKLLRPTYQYKHRDDLFFAGQMTGVEGYVESAASGLLAGINAARLLKGEEPVVLPSVTAMGSMANYITSTNAKNFQPMNANFGLFAPLEKKIKKKQERNEAYATRALETIQNFVNI comes from the coding sequence ATGACAACACAAGTGGTAAAGGTCATTGGAGCGGGTCTTGCGGGAAGTGAAGCAGCTTATCAAATTGCAAAACGTGGTATCCAAGTCCATTTATATGAAATGAGACCTGTAAAGCAAACGCCAGCTCACCATACAGACAAATTCGCTGAATTAGTATGTAGTAATTCACTTCGTGCGAATACATTAACAAACGCAGTGGGAGTTATTAAAGAGGAAATGCGTCGAATGGATTCTGTCATTATTCGCGCAGCGGATGAATGTTCTGTACCAGCAGGGGGAGCATTAGCTGTAGACCGTCACGAGTTTGCAGCAAAGGTAACAGAATATGTGAAGAATCACCCAAACGTAACTGTAATGAATGAAGAGATTACAGAAATACCAGAAGGGCCAACAGTTATTGCGACAGGTCCACTTACCTCTCCAGCTCTTGCAGCGCAATTAAAAGAGTTGACGGGTGAAGAGTATTTCTATTTCTATGATGCAGCTGCACCAATTATAGAAAAAGACAGCATTGATATGAATAAAGTATATTTAAAATCTCGATATGATAAAGGAGAAGCGGCGTATTTAAACTGTCCAATGACAGAAGATGAATTCAACCGTTTCTATGATGCGTTAATAGCCGCTGAGACAGTACCATTAAAAGAGTTTGAAAAAGAAATTTTCTTTGAAGGATGTATGCCAGTTGAAGTAATGGCAGCAAGAGGAAGACAAACATTATTATTCGGACCGATGAAACCGGTTGGATTAGAAGATCCAAAGACAGGTAAAACACCATATGCGGTTGTTCAATTACGTCAAGATGATGCAGCGGGAACACTATATAATATCGTAGGTTTTCAAACGCATTTAAAATGGGGACCGCAAAAAGAGGTATTACAGTTAATTCCAGGTCTTGAAAACGCAGAAATTGTACGTTATGGCGTTATGCATCGCAATACATTTATTAATTCGCCAAAGTTACTTCGTCCAACGTATCAATATAAACATCGTGATGATTTATTCTTTGCTGGTCAAATGACTGGGGTAGAGGGATACGTAGAGTCTGCAGCTTCAGGTTTATTAGCTGGTATTAATGCAGCTCGTCTTCTTAAAGGAGAAGAACCTGTTGTATTACCATCTGTGACGGCAATGGGAAGTATGGCAAATTACATTACTTCGACAAACGCGAAAAATTTCCAACCAATGAATGCCAACTTCGGTTTATTTGCACCGCTAGAAAAGAAAATTAAAAAGAAACAAGAGCGCAATGAAGCATACGCAACACGTGCTTTAGAAACAATTCAAAATTTTGTAAATATTTAG
- the topA gene encoding type I DNA topoisomerase: MSDYLVIVESPSKAKTIEKYLGKKYKVVASMGHVRDLPKSQMGIEVKNNFTPKYITIRGKGPVLKELKSAAKKAKKVYLAADPDREGEAIAWHLANTLNVDVESDCRVVFNEITKDAIKESFKHPRAINMDLVDAQQARRILDRLVGYNISPLLWKKVKKGLSAGRVQSVAVRLIIEREREIQNFVPEEFWTIKTEFVKGKETFEAAFYGVNGEKVQLTNEAQVKDIIEKIKDNAFSVEDVTKKERKRNPALPFTTSSLQQEAARKLNMRAKKTMMLAQQLYEGIDIGKQGTVGLITYMRTDSTRISETAQEEARSYIADAFGSEYIGTGKKKETKKANAQDAHEAIRPTSVMRKPDELKSFLSRDQYRLYKLIWERFVASQMASAIMDTVTAKLINNDVQFRASGSVVKFPGFMKVYVESKDDGAEEKDKMLPPLEVGETVFSKDVEPKQHFTQPPPRYTEARLVRTLEELGIGRPSTYVPTLETIQKRGYVALDNKRFVPTELGEIVTELMLEFFPEIINIEFTANMEQNLDEIEEGKANWVTIVDDFYTEFAPRLEKAEKEMREIEIKDEPAGEDCELCGHPMVFKMGRYGKFMACSNFPDCRNTKPIVKEIGVTCPKCEKGQIIERRSNNKKRLFYGCSTYPECDFVSWDKPIGRKCPKCEGMLIEKKLKKGVQVQCISCDYEEEQQM, from the coding sequence ATGTCAGATTACCTTGTAATCGTGGAGTCGCCTTCTAAGGCGAAGACCATTGAAAAATATTTAGGAAAAAAATACAAAGTTGTCGCGTCTATGGGACATGTACGCGATTTACCTAAAAGTCAAATGGGGATAGAGGTAAAAAATAACTTTACTCCAAAGTATATTACCATTCGTGGTAAGGGTCCTGTTTTAAAAGAGTTAAAATCAGCGGCAAAAAAAGCAAAGAAAGTTTATCTCGCAGCCGATCCAGATCGCGAGGGAGAAGCGATTGCTTGGCATTTAGCGAACACGTTAAATGTTGATGTTGAGTCCGACTGCCGAGTTGTGTTTAATGAAATTACGAAAGATGCAATAAAAGAGTCCTTTAAACATCCTCGTGCGATCAATATGGATTTAGTAGATGCACAGCAGGCGAGACGGATACTAGATCGTCTTGTTGGCTATAATATTAGTCCTTTATTATGGAAGAAAGTGAAAAAAGGATTAAGTGCAGGGCGCGTACAATCTGTAGCGGTTCGCTTAATCATTGAGCGTGAACGAGAAATTCAAAACTTCGTTCCTGAAGAGTTCTGGACAATTAAAACAGAATTTGTCAAAGGGAAAGAAACATTTGAAGCAGCTTTTTACGGTGTAAATGGTGAAAAAGTTCAACTGACGAATGAAGCGCAAGTAAAAGATATAATTGAAAAAATAAAAGATAATGCGTTTTCAGTTGAAGATGTAACAAAGAAAGAACGAAAACGTAATCCAGCTTTACCGTTTACAACATCTTCATTACAGCAAGAAGCGGCACGCAAGTTAAATATGCGTGCGAAGAAAACAATGATGCTTGCACAGCAACTATATGAAGGAATAGACATTGGAAAGCAAGGAACCGTAGGTCTCATCACGTATATGAGAACAGATTCAACACGTATCTCTGAAACTGCGCAAGAAGAAGCTCGTTCTTACATCGCTGATGCATTTGGTTCAGAATACATAGGAACAGGGAAGAAAAAGGAAACAAAAAAAGCGAATGCACAAGATGCGCATGAAGCAATTCGTCCAACTTCTGTAATGAGAAAACCGGATGAATTGAAAAGTTTTCTAAGCCGAGATCAGTATCGTTTGTATAAATTAATTTGGGAGCGATTTGTTGCAAGTCAAATGGCATCTGCTATAATGGATACTGTTACAGCAAAGCTCATTAATAATGATGTTCAGTTCCGGGCGAGTGGATCTGTAGTGAAATTCCCAGGTTTTATGAAAGTGTATGTGGAATCAAAAGATGATGGTGCGGAAGAAAAAGATAAGATGTTGCCACCTTTAGAAGTGGGAGAAACGGTATTCTCAAAAGATGTAGAACCGAAGCAACATTTTACACAGCCGCCACCGCGTTATACAGAAGCGCGGCTCGTTCGCACACTTGAGGAACTTGGAATTGGAAGACCATCAACGTATGTGCCAACGCTTGAAACGATTCAAAAGCGCGGATATGTTGCACTAGACAATAAGCGATTTGTTCCTACTGAACTAGGTGAAATTGTAACTGAACTTATGTTAGAGTTTTTTCCAGAAATTATTAATATCGAATTCACTGCCAATATGGAGCAAAATCTCGATGAAATAGAAGAAGGAAAAGCAAATTGGGTAACAATTGTCGATGATTTCTATACAGAATTTGCGCCGCGTTTAGAGAAAGCGGAGAAGGAAATGCGTGAAATAGAGATTAAAGACGAACCAGCTGGGGAAGACTGTGAATTATGTGGTCACCCAATGGTTTTTAAAATGGGTAGATATGGGAAGTTTATGGCTTGTTCGAATTTTCCAGATTGTCGTAATACAAAGCCGATTGTAAAAGAAATCGGTGTAACTTGTCCGAAATGTGAAAAAGGACAAATTATTGAACGTCGAAGCAATAATAAGAAACGACTTTTCTATGGGTGTAGTACATATCCAGAATGTGACTTTGTATCCTGGGATAAGCCAATTGGTCGTAAATGTCCAAAATGTGAAGGAATGCTTATAGAGAAAAAGTTGAAAAAAGGCGTTCAGGTACAATGTATTTCGTGTGATTATGAAGAAGAACAACAAATGTGA
- the dprA gene encoding DNA-processing protein DprA, whose translation MKRERLLHLHYFLADHWKVLKKLLHMDPQLIDVYNFSSEQFEQYTGLSPKLSFELVNFLQTSTPPQCMQHLEKNQTFYVTIWDEDYPRLLREIPDPPFVLYGKGQRGYLKNINTFAVVGTRKPSLYSRESIQSILQPLINKGWLIVSGFASGIDTMAHRIAVEQEGATIAVLGHGLQYMYPKENDRLYAIWKKQMLLLTEYPPHYPPKKWYFPKRNRIISGLCKGILVIEAKARSGSLITADFALEQNREVFALPGPIFVESACGTNQLIQQGAKLVQNAKDILEEFVN comes from the coding sequence GTGAAGCGAGAACGATTACTCCATTTACACTATTTTTTAGCAGACCATTGGAAAGTATTAAAAAAATTACTTCATATGGATCCACAGTTAATAGATGTTTATAATTTTAGTTCGGAACAATTTGAACAGTATACAGGATTATCCCCAAAGCTATCATTTGAACTTGTAAATTTTCTTCAAACATCAACACCTCCGCAATGTATGCAGCATTTAGAAAAAAATCAAACATTTTATGTCACGATATGGGATGAAGATTATCCTCGTTTATTAAGAGAAATACCAGATCCTCCTTTCGTTTTGTATGGGAAAGGACAAAGAGGGTATTTAAAGAACATCAATACGTTCGCAGTAGTTGGGACAAGAAAGCCGTCTTTATATTCGAGAGAAAGCATACAATCTATTTTACAACCACTGATAAATAAAGGATGGTTAATAGTGAGCGGATTTGCAAGCGGAATTGATACTATGGCTCATAGAATTGCAGTGGAGCAAGAAGGAGCGACTATTGCGGTGTTAGGACATGGATTACAGTATATGTATCCGAAAGAAAATGATCGTTTGTATGCAATATGGAAAAAACAAATGTTGCTATTAACCGAATATCCGCCGCATTATCCGCCGAAAAAATGGTATTTTCCTAAAAGAAATCGCATTATAAGTGGGCTTTGTAAAGGAATTTTAGTTATAGAAGCGAAAGCAAGAAGTGGCTCACTTATTACTGCCGACTTTGCTTTAGAGCAAAATAGAGAGGTATTTGCACTGCCAGGCCCTATATTTGTAGAGAGTGCATGTGGAACAAATCAATTAATTCAGCAAGGGGCAAAACTTGTTCAAAACGCAAAAGATATACTCGAAGAATTTGTAAATTAA